Proteins encoded by one window of Culicoides brevitarsis isolate CSIRO-B50_1 chromosome 2, AGI_CSIRO_Cbre_v1, whole genome shotgun sequence:
- the LOC134831047 gene encoding uncharacterized protein LOC134831047 — protein MNIFANLMNIVVILLSIGVTKSYQANSDRPECANITCLALADTNQGQQILEIGEKIVLNTTGCCPKLQTICDTKVCPKRPSSCANKLAEIEVIEGRCCRTYRCLDPVDKCLIELGPEKLILNSGEVIPDPFDPCVRHECKKEGQKSIAITTQEFCDENCPAGYFYKKSETKCCGKCIRAGCQLDTKFYSVGENWKSDDNCTIFECSITESGLYQISSFQKSCPPMSKTCPKESQFMSGCCLYCNETAIKEKLEYNPGQAPFSEAENDERHPCMRECIEGETKTCNYTFVVEWYETLSKACYDCPYNATDCERPHCIGSDGARRSVVVINRMMPGPTIDVCLGDTIVVDVKNHLLGESTTMHWHGLHQKENPYMDGVPHISQCPIHPHATFRYKFKADNPGTHFWHSHTGMQRGDGAFGALIIRRPVTSDPHSKLYDFDLPEHIMSLNDWAHEPGVSMFSSHHHSMGDNKPPNLLINGKGRFYQRTELEQDASTVNIVTEKPFSTSEIVEESTEPESTTPIFDSFDQSSNRQKRRQRISAPNELSPFEDVPEPRKTGHHIKRERVLLASEESKFMPLEIFHVTRNFRYRFRVINAGFLNCPIEISVDDHNLTVIASDGFDLEPLDVASLVVYAGERFDFVLHANKKVENYWIRYRGLMDCDARFTSAHQVAILRYKNAPLEDPEEEPTYDYVREGLQLNALNKGSGEETTKTMAEVNALDEDLPELLKPEPDYKFYVYYDFYEKDNPHFHLAGQYGFTQIEHNNSRVLTPQLNHISMKMPSLPLMPAHNQLDDSKFCNESSLAAKGIDCRTEFCECSHVYQVKLNSVVELILIDEGFAYDANHPFHLHGYGFRVVGMERIGKNVTVEQIKALDAAGKIERRLKNAPIKDTVTVPDGGYTIVRFLANNPGYWLLHCHIEFHAEIGMALVIKVGENKDFVPVPQGFPKCEDYMPENDDKTSKATLTPVTSIGSLIVIFLLLRFM, from the exons atgaatatttttgcaaatttaatgaacattGTCGTCATCTTGCTGAGCATTGGCGTCACAAAAAGCTATCAAGCGAATTCTGATCGACCAG AATGTGCCAACATTACCTGTCTCGCCTTAGCAGACACCAATCAAGGACAACAAATCCTCGAAATCGGTGAGAAAATCGTTCTCAATACCACAGGATGTTGTCCAAAACTACAAACCATCTGCGACACGAAAGTTTGCCCGAAACGACCCTCAAGTTGCGCCAACAAACTCGCCGAAATCGAAGTTATTGAAGGTCGTTGTTGTCGCACTTATCGCTGTCTTGATCCCGTGGACAAATGTCTCATCGAACTTGGACCCGAAAAACTCATTCTTAATTCGGGCGAAGTAATTCCCGATCCCTTTGATCCATGTGTTCGTCACGAATGCAAAAAAGAAGGCCAGAAATCGATCGCTATCACCACACAAGAATTTTGCGACGAAAACTGTCCCGCGGGatacttttacaaaaaatccgaGACAAAATGTTGCGGAAAATGCATTCGTGCTGGATGCCAATTAGACACGAAATTCTATTCTGTCGGTGAAAACTGGAAATCTGACGATAACTGcacaatttttgaatgttcaaTAACCGAAAGTGGTTTGTACCAAATTTCGTCGTTCCAAAAGTCGTGTCCTCCGATGAGCAAAACGTGTCCAAAGGAGAGCCAATTCATGAGTGGATGTTGTTTGTACTGTAATGAAACAGCGATTAAAGAAAAGTTGGAATATAATCCGGGACAAGCGCCTTTTAGTGAGGCGGAAAATGATGAAAGACATCCTTGTATGAGAGAATGCATCGAAGGCGAAACCAAAACTTGTAATTACACTTTTGTCGTTGAATGGTATGAAACACTCAGTAAAGCGTGTTACGATTGTCCTTATAACGCGACGGATTGCGAGAGACCGCATTGCATTGGATCCGATGGAGCTCGAAGATCTGTTGTTGTCATTAATCGGATGATGCCAGGACCCACAATTGAT gTATGTTTAGGTGACACAATTGTCGTTGatgtaaaaaatcacttacTTGGCGAAAGTACGACGATGCATTGGCATGGCTTGCATCAAAAGGAAAATCCTTATATGGATGGAGTTCCTCACATTTCTCAATGTCCCATTCACCCGCATGCCACTTTTCGATACAAATTCAAGGCAGATAATCCTGGAACGCATTTCTGGCACAGTCATACAG gaaTGCAACGCGGTGACGGCGCCTTTGGAGCTCTAATCATCCGACGTCCCGTAACATCAGATCCTCACTCAAAATTATACGATTTTGACCTTCCCGAGCATATTATGTCACTCAACGATTGGGCTCACGAACCCGGTGTCTCCATGTTTTCATCGCATCATCACTCCATGGGTGACAACAAACCCCCAAATTTGCTCATTAACGGCAAAGGACGCTTTTATCAACGAACTGAATTAGAACAGGATGCAAGTACTGTCAATATTGTCACTGAAAAACCATTTAGCACAAGCGAAATTGTTGAAGAAAGTACCGAACCTGAATCTACAACTCCTATTTTTGACTCTTTTGATCAATCTAGTAATCGGCAAAAGCGTCGCCAACGAATTTCCGCCCCAAATGAACTTTCGCCGTTTGAAGACGTTCCAGAACCAAGAAAAACGGGTCATCACATCAAACGCGAACGTGTCCTTCTTGCGTCGGAAGAATCTAAATTCATgcctttggaaatttttcacgtCACTCGCAACTTCAGGTATCGATTCCGTGTCATCAACGCTGGTTTTCTCAATTGTCCCATCGAAATTTCCGTTGATGATCACAATTTAACAGTTATCGCTTCAGACGGTTTCGATTTGGAGCCTCTGGATGTCGCTTCTCTCGTTGTATATGCCGGCGAGCGTTTCGATTTTGTCCTTcatgcaaacaaaaaagtcgaaaattacTGGATTCGTTATCGCGGGCTCATGGATTGTGACGCCCGGTTCACGTCAGCGCATCAAGTTGCGATTTTGCGATATAAAAATGCCCCGTTAGAAGATCCAGAGGAGGAACCAACGTACGATTATGTCAGAGAAGGGCTGCAATTGAACGCTTTGAACAAGGGATCTGGCGAAGAAACGACAAAAACTATGGCGGAAGTAAATGCGTTGGATGAAGATCTTCCGGAACTGCTGAAACCCGAACCTGACTACAAATTTTACGTTTATTACGACTTTTATGAGAAAGATAATCCGCATTTTCATCTCGCCGGGCAATACGGATTCACGCAAATCGAGCATAACAACAGTCGGGTGTTGACGCCGCAATTAAATCACATTTCCATGAAGATGCCATCGCTTCCGTTGATGCCGGCGCATAACCAGCTCGACGATTCCAAGTTTTGCAATGAAAGCTCACTCGCTGCGAAAGGCATTGATTGTCGCACGGAGTTCTGTGAATGCAGTCATGTGTACCAAGTGAAGCTCAATTCAGTCGTCGAACTGATTCTCATCGACGAAGGTTTCGCGTACGACGCTAATCACCCATTTCACTTGCACGGATACGGATTTCGGGTAGTTGGCATGGAACGAATCGGCAAAAATGTCACCGTTGAACAGATTAAAGCTCTTGATGCTGCGGGAAAAATTGAACGTCGCTTGAAAAATGCTCCAATTAAAGACACAGTTACGGTTCCGGATGGCGGTTATACGATAGTGAGATTTTTAGCTAATAATCCGGGATATTGGTTGTTACACTGTCATATCG aatttcacGCTGAAATTGGAATGGCTTTGGTAATTAAGGTGGgagaaaataaagattttgttCCAGTTCCTCAGGGATTCCCAAAATGCGAGGATTATATGCcagaaaatg ATGACAAAACAAGTAAAGCTACTTTAACGCCTGTGACTTCGATCGGAAGTCttattgtgatatttttacttttaaggtttatgtaa
- the LOC134832290 gene encoding intraflagellar transport protein 46 homolog: MDHYDEVIEIRNGPEIDSPTDLDVKSQVDFISGDKQSDFLAMSDQNPPSMGSKMPGRNKPPGGFRDREESRSMSRSMSRSMSPDETSENSESVSRDMMDRGAIGKIDKDGATGIQKKPSDVTFDPREYENVDAPAEIKELMQYISRYTPQQIPIEYKLRIFIPDYIPAVGDIDAFLKVIPPEPINKGTGQALNVFSKSLGLQVVDEPCGQQSDGVLLQMRFRSIFPKALETPSAVAKSPKDIERWVSEIQTLHINQPSQNVLQLSRKMPEIDGLMSEWPEQMEKVLDTIGFPPTTLDSSLSEYCAIVSSLFDIPINNRQSHMDYITMLYTLFSLYIAVKGDVN; this comes from the coding sequence atggATCATTACGACGAAGTAATCGAAATCCGTAACGGACCAGAGATCGATAGCCCTACCGACTTGGATGTCAAAAGTCAAGTGGATTTCATAAGCGGCGACAAGCAAAGTGATTTCCTTGCAATGTCTGATCAAAATCCCCCATCAATGGGCTCCAAAATGCCTGGTCGAAACAAACCTCCTGGCGGTTTTCGTGATCGAGAAGAGTCCCGCAGCATGTCCCGTAGCATGAGTCGCAGCATGAGTCCCGACGAAACGAGCGAAAACAGCGAAAGTGTGTCGCGCGACATGATGGATCGCGGTGCAAtcggaaaaattgataaagatGGAGCAACCGGTATTCAAAAGAAGCCTTCTGACGTGACTTTTGACCCGCGTGAATATGAAAATGTTGATGCGCCCGCTGAAATTAAGGAGTTAATGCAATATATTTCACGTTACACGCCGCAACAAATCCCGATCGAATACAAACTTCGTATTTTCATCCCGGATTACATTCCAGCTGTTGGCGATATCGATGCATTTCTGAAAGTGATCCCTCCGGAGCCGATAAACAAGGGAACTGGTCAAGCTTTGAACGTTTTTTCGAAATCTTTGGGATTGCAAGTCGTTGACGAGCCTTGTGGGCAGCAAAGTGACGGAGTTTTGCTTCAAATGAGATTTCGTTCGATTTTTCCAAAGGCTTTGGAGACACCGTCAGCTGTCGCAAAAAGCCCGAAGGATATTGAAAGATGGGTCAGTGAGATACAAACTTTGCATATTAATCAGCCGTCGCAAAATGTGCTGCAATTGAGTCGAAAGATGCCCGAAATTGATGGTTTGATGTCGGAATGGCCGGAACAGATGGAAAAAGTCTTGGATACGATTGGATTTCCGCCGACAACGTTGGATTCGTCATTGTCGGAATATTGCGCGATTGTCTCGAGCTTGTTTGATATTCCGATTAACAATCGTCAGAGTCACATGGATTACATTACGATGCTTTATACTCTGTTTTCTTTGTATATCGCTGTTAAAGGCGACGTTAATTAA